From one Peptoniphilaceae bacterium AMB_02 genomic stretch:
- the lgt gene encoding prolipoprotein diacylglyceryl transferase: MSPTVDRVAFTLFGIEIMWYAVLIGLGMLLGIYLAERDARRRGVNPDNLMDVLIWALPLSIVGARLYYVAFEWNQFKDNPIQILNIRGGGLAIYGGIIAAFLTAYIVCRIKKISFIEMADITVPSLALGQAIGRWGNFINQEAHGYQTDLPWAVIIDGVGYHPTFLYESIGDAIIFAFLFYFARKRQKYIGEISAIYLVLYGILRFFVEGLRTDSLYFIGFRVSQLVSIAGIILGVFLWFYSRNKLKLENKIKN; encoded by the coding sequence ATGAGTCCTACAGTTGATAGAGTAGCGTTTACGCTATTTGGAATAGAAATAATGTGGTATGCCGTCCTAATCGGTCTAGGTATGCTGCTAGGAATTTATTTGGCGGAAAGAGATGCAAGGCGTAGAGGAGTAAATCCTGATAATTTAATGGATGTCCTAATTTGGGCACTGCCATTGTCGATAGTTGGAGCAAGACTTTACTATGTAGCTTTTGAATGGAATCAGTTCAAGGACAATCCGATTCAAATTTTAAATATTAGAGGCGGTGGACTTGCAATCTATGGAGGAATTATCGCAGCTTTCCTTACGGCATATATAGTATGCAGAATAAAAAAGATTTCATTTATTGAAATGGCGGACATTACAGTACCTTCGCTTGCATTAGGACAAGCAATAGGAAGATGGGGTAATTTCATAAACCAGGAAGCCCATGGATATCAAACTGATTTGCCTTGGGCGGTGATTATTGATGGTGTGGGTTATCATCCTACATTTTTATATGAATCAATCGGAGATGCAATAATATTTGCTTTTCTGTTTTACTTCGCAAGAAAACGTCAAAAATATATAGGAGAAATATCTGCGATATACCTTGTACTTTATGGCATATTAAGGTTTTTTGTTGAGGGACTTAGAACCGATAGTCTATATTTTATAGGTTTCAGAGTATCTCAATTGGTAAGTATAGCAGGGATAATACTTGGAGTATTTTTATGGTTTTATAGTCGTAACAAATTAAAACTTGAAAATAAAATTAAAAATTAA
- a CDS encoding YebC/PmpR family DNA-binding transcriptional regulator: MAGHNKWSTIKNKKGKEDAKRGKVFTKLARMIIVAAREGGIDPEYNSSLKTAIEKAKAENMPNDNIERALKKAAGDADSDNFEEVIYEGYGPEGTAVLVSCLTDNRNRTAADVRHAFDKYGGNLGQTGSVSYMFERKGLLVLDGEKLDEEEFMMEALEAGAEDFTSEDGIFEVVTATDDFSSARDTLSAAGHEFLKAELYYLPSNYNDINSEENIKNMEKMIDALEDNDDVQDVYHNWNEPESVE, from the coding sequence ATGGCTGGACATAATAAATGGAGTACTATTAAAAACAAAAAAGGCAAAGAAGATGCAAAAAGAGGTAAGGTTTTTACAAAACTTGCCAGGATGATTATCGTCGCTGCAAGAGAGGGAGGAATTGATCCTGAATACAATTCGTCACTTAAAACAGCAATAGAAAAAGCTAAAGCTGAAAATATGCCTAATGACAATATCGAAAGAGCACTGAAAAAAGCTGCCGGAGATGCTGATTCAGATAATTTTGAAGAAGTTATCTATGAAGGATACGGACCTGAAGGAACAGCTGTATTGGTAAGCTGTTTAACTGACAACAGAAATAGAACTGCTGCTGATGTGAGACATGCTTTTGATAAGTACGGCGGAAATCTAGGTCAGACCGGATCTGTTTCATATATGTTTGAAAGAAAAGGTCTTTTGGTTTTAGATGGAGAAAAATTGGATGAAGAGGAATTTATGATGGAGGCTCTGGAAGCAGGAGCTGAGGACTTCACTTCTGAAGACGGTATCTTTGAAGTGGTTACGGCTACAGATGATTTTTCAAGTGCTAGAGATACACTTTCAGCTGCCGGACATGAGTTTTTAAAGGCCGAATTATACTACCTTCCATCTAATTACAATGATATCAATTCAGAAGAAAATATTAAGAATATGGAAAAAATGATTGATGCACTTGAAGACAATGACGATGTACAAGATGTTTATCATAACTGGAATGAACCTGAAAGCGTGGAATAA
- a CDS encoding YigZ family protein, which yields MSEKYKSVDSYGEDEVIIEKSRFIGYCKPVETEEEANDFINEIKELHKTATHNCYAYVIGKNVQRFSDDGEPSHTAGMPILTTLMNEGLTNVCVVVTRYFGGVLLGKGGLVRAYTTGCKIALEKSVIVDKIMHYRVKLKLDYSNLGVIENYLNNAEIKILEKVFLEDVDIILYMDVEKYDSFLEDMLELTSGNISSEIIDSEYLSILNGKII from the coding sequence ATGTCTGAAAAGTACAAGTCGGTAGATTCCTATGGTGAGGATGAGGTAATAATAGAAAAATCCAGGTTTATCGGGTATTGCAAACCTGTAGAGACAGAGGAAGAAGCGAATGATTTTATTAATGAAATAAAGGAACTGCACAAGACTGCAACTCATAATTGTTATGCATATGTAATAGGAAAGAATGTACAGAGGTTTTCTGATGACGGTGAGCCTTCGCATACTGCAGGAATGCCCATACTGACTACTCTTATGAACGAGGGTCTTACAAATGTTTGTGTGGTTGTTACCAGATACTTTGGCGGTGTGCTACTAGGTAAAGGCGGACTGGTTAGAGCTTACACAACCGGATGTAAAATTGCCTTGGAAAAATCTGTAATTGTAGACAAGATTATGCATTATAGAGTGAAACTAAAGCTGGACTACTCAAATCTTGGGGTAATAGAAAACTATTTAAACAATGCAGAAATTAAAATCCTGGAGAAGGTTTTTTTAGAAGATGTGGATATTATCCTATATATGGATGTAGAAAAATACGATTCTTTTTTAGAAGATATGCTGGAACTTACGAGCGGAAATATCAGTTCTGAAATTATAGATAGTGAATATCTATCAATACTAAATGGCAAAATAATATAG
- a CDS encoding bifunctional 5,10-methylenetetrahydrofolate dehydrogenase/5,10-methenyltetrahydrofolate cyclohydrolase produces MTEILRGKPVADKLKGEIIERVGKLKERGHNPKLAVVRIGDNPNDVSYERGILKNCTNLGIETEVFEKPVEVTTEEMLELFDKLNNDASISGILLFRPVPKHVDEEALRYAINPDKDVDCMHPINLARVFESDFSKLVPATPMAAMKVMEYYGIELEGKNVAVINRSLVFGRPIAMMLLSKNATPMICHSRTKDLPQVTKDADVVVVAIGRARSLGKDYFNEDSIIIDVGVSADKDGKIGGDADFESLEEYVKMITPVPGGVGSVTTTILLDQVVKACELQNS; encoded by the coding sequence ATGACTGAAATTTTGAGAGGTAAACCGGTTGCGGACAAACTGAAAGGCGAAATCATTGAAAGAGTCGGCAAACTTAAAGAGAGAGGACATAATCCTAAACTTGCCGTTGTTCGTATAGGTGATAATCCAAATGATGTTTCATATGAGAGAGGAATATTAAAGAATTGTACCAATCTTGGAATTGAAACAGAGGTTTTTGAAAAACCGGTTGAGGTAACAACTGAAGAGATGCTTGAGTTATTTGACAAATTAAACAATGATGCAAGCATTTCAGGAATACTTTTATTTAGACCTGTTCCAAAGCATGTAGACGAAGAAGCCCTAAGATATGCTATAAATCCCGATAAAGATGTTGACTGTATGCATCCTATAAACTTAGCCAGAGTTTTTGAATCTGACTTTTCTAAGCTTGTTCCAGCCACTCCAATGGCTGCAATGAAAGTTATGGAATACTATGGTATTGAATTGGAAGGAAAGAATGTTGCAGTTATAAACAGATCATTAGTTTTTGGTAGACCAATTGCAATGATGCTATTAAGTAAAAATGCGACTCCAATGATCTGTCATTCGAGAACAAAAGATCTGCCACAAGTAACCAAAGATGCCGATGTAGTGGTAGTGGCAATAGGAAGAGCAAGATCACTCGGGAAGGATTATTTTAACGAGGACAGCATTATAATAGATGTAGGGGTAAGCGCTGATAAAGACGGAAAAATCGGCGGAGACGCTGATTTTGAAAGCCTGGAAGAATATGTAAAAATGATTACACCTGTTCCGGGTGGAGTTGGATCAGTTACCACTACCATCTTACTGGACCAAGTTGTAAAGGCTTGTGAACTACAAAATAGTTAA
- the mraZ gene encoding division/cell wall cluster transcriptional repressor MraZ, which translates to MFIGEYQHSMDSKGRVIMPSKFRESLGPSFYVTKGMENCLFIFDNEEWEELATRINSMNQLSRKEARGFARLFYAGASNIEPDKQGRILLPPNLREYANIDKEVYIIGVAKRIEIWSKENWENYNDDDFLNYDTLTEKMADLNI; encoded by the coding sequence ATGTTTATAGGTGAATATCAACACAGTATGGATTCAAAGGGTAGAGTTATAATGCCTTCCAAGTTTCGAGAAAGCTTGGGGCCTAGTTTCTATGTCACAAAAGGCATGGAGAATTGTCTTTTTATTTTCGATAATGAAGAGTGGGAAGAACTTGCTACCAGAATAAATTCAATGAACCAACTTAGCAGAAAAGAAGCTAGGGGTTTTGCCAGATTATTTTATGCAGGGGCGAGTAATATAGAACCCGATAAACAAGGTAGGATACTATTGCCTCCAAATCTTAGAGAATACGCAAATATAGATAAGGAAGTTTACATTATAGGAGTAGCAAAACGAATAGAGATATGGTCTAAAGAGAATTGGGAAAATTACAATGACGATGATTTCCTCAATTACGATACTTTAACTGAAAAAATGGCCGATTTGAATATTTAG
- the hflX gene encoding GTPase HflX: MSEKVLIVGLKMPENRHSYEDSMQELEALAESAGAEVLGRVDQSADRIDSKTFIGSGKAVEIGELAENMEIDTVIINHELSGSQIKNLEDVIGKKIIDRTNLILDIFALRAKSVESVLQVELAQANYRLPRLVGYRNYLSRTGGGIGTRGPGEQKLETDRRHIRREIASIKARLKKQVDNREITRKQRKSSELPVVALLGYTNAGKSTIMNRLIEYTGRSADKKVYADDRLFATLDTRHIRIMPEEHESFILADTVGLIRDIPVNLIEAFKSTLEEIKYADLILIVLDASTESLDRQKSAINETIEDLKIGGIPIIEVYNKMDLVGDDLLLNSKNSENEVIYISALEDAGIEKLLQSIDSVLNQDSIEVEIIIPYSEPALINQIIEKYKPQIKKSVDNGMQMRIMINRDDYDKLERYVI; this comes from the coding sequence ATGAGTGAAAAAGTATTAATTGTAGGTTTAAAAATGCCGGAGAACAGGCATTCATATGAGGATTCCATGCAGGAACTTGAGGCTTTGGCAGAGAGCGCCGGAGCAGAAGTACTTGGAAGGGTCGATCAATCAGCAGACAGGATAGATTCCAAAACCTTTATCGGAAGTGGTAAAGCTGTAGAGATTGGAGAGTTGGCTGAAAACATGGAGATTGACACGGTTATAATTAACCATGAACTTTCGGGATCCCAGATAAAAAACCTCGAGGATGTAATAGGCAAGAAGATAATCGATAGAACAAATCTTATTTTGGATATATTTGCTCTCAGGGCAAAAAGTGTCGAATCCGTTTTACAAGTTGAGCTTGCTCAAGCCAATTACCGGTTGCCGCGATTAGTCGGTTATAGAAATTACCTAAGTAGAACCGGCGGAGGAATAGGGACAAGAGGTCCCGGGGAACAAAAACTTGAAACGGATAGAAGACATATCAGAAGAGAGATTGCATCAATAAAAGCCAGACTAAAAAAGCAAGTTGATAATAGGGAGATAACGAGAAAACAGAGAAAATCTTCAGAACTTCCCGTCGTGGCTTTATTAGGATATACAAATGCAGGAAAATCGACTATTATGAATCGGTTAATAGAATATACAGGAAGAAGTGCAGATAAAAAAGTATATGCTGATGACAGACTATTTGCAACACTGGACACCAGGCATATACGCATTATGCCTGAAGAACACGAGTCCTTTATACTTGCTGATACCGTAGGACTAATCAGAGATATCCCTGTCAATCTGATAGAGGCTTTTAAAAGTACCTTAGAGGAGATTAAGTATGCAGATTTAATCCTCATAGTTTTAGATGCATCGACAGAAAGCCTGGATAGACAAAAAAGTGCAATAAATGAGACTATTGAAGATTTAAAAATTGGCGGTATACCGATTATTGAGGTCTATAATAAGATGGACCTGGTAGGAGATGATCTTCTTTTAAATTCTAAAAATTCAGAAAATGAAGTAATATATATTTCGGCTCTTGAGGATGCCGGAATAGAAAAACTGCTTCAGAGTATAGATAGTGTATTAAATCAAGATTCGATTGAGGTAGAAATAATTATACCGTATTCTGAACCTGCTTTGATAAATCAAATAATAGAAAAATATAAACCTCAGATAAAAAAATCTGTTGATAATGGAATGCAGATGCGTATAATGATAAACAGAGATGATTATGACAAGCTTGAAAGGTATGTGATATAG
- a CDS encoding transglycosylase domain-containing protein yields MKPGLKRVLKYIKILVLLLLMLVAVFAGSVGASVIAVIKETPPIDLSKISEALSENSTIVDSNGDLLEQIETVEYREVKSINDIPKHVRDAFVAVEDERFYNHIGVDLVGIVKSVMDNISAGGIVRGGSTITQQLARDLYLNDEKSLDRKIKEAYIAMKMNKALDKNEVLEIYLNRVFLGQNAYGVQAAANTYFSKDLSELTIAEAAALASIPKAPTDYALYYTVPPEDAGDQRVLSEINLSGEKYFAVYNPYFEDRQKYVLFKMKELEMISDEEYQSALNEDIASALNPPERRMADLSSYFTSLVKSQVTDKLMKKYNLTREEAQDKLYHGGLQITASIDLEMQRKLEEVYANFTANILSSDTADESGVNFLDWKLNEAGDITNANDNVIYFKKSNILDENDSIMIPSGDYEFVDGNLYIKQSSLKHTEGNIILQPFYSKTEDGDLKTHSRSSISIDSEMLSLSSDDRIVISSAYLAEHPDFYNEADGVITLNKSYYTIDTTGTLQPQSSTVVIDHNTGLIKAIIGGRGQSGSSILNRAYTSVRQPGSTMKPLAVYAPALDNDYTLASIIDDLPHYNDRHEIWPVNWYGNYKGLMTLRESIEVSANVNAVKTLEKIGIPKSKEYLTKFGLINGLNPEADNFISKAEDPYTNDENTAAMALGGMTYGVTNVDLTAAYATIANKGTYLEPLSFSKVTDRRGNVVLENESESREVLSEGVAYLLTDALHTTTQQGIAQNAQVEGFEIAGKTGTSGTATENQDSWFVGYSPYYTVGVWMGSDDPQLKLKEVSIYSTKLWSVINKAILEGKQSIPFSKPSNIVEVEVCTKSGMLPTDACRADHRDVVKKEIFVKGTEPKKECNVHVWRTVDKNDGLLVTEKTPDSEKSVRSYITRLIKYNPQDNDGIVPEDWSMMPPTSYSPIVYKTPEEIEAEKKAKEEEEKKKKEEEDKKKNEQENPDDSNSDDDTNDDD; encoded by the coding sequence ATGAAACCTGGTTTAAAAAGAGTTTTAAAATATATAAAAATTTTAGTGCTCCTATTACTTATGCTTGTTGCTGTTTTTGCAGGATCTGTAGGGGCGTCTGTAATTGCAGTAATAAAAGAAACTCCACCAATAGATTTATCCAAAATTAGTGAAGCACTGAGTGAGAACTCTACCATTGTAGATTCAAACGGAGACTTATTGGAACAAATTGAGACTGTGGAGTATAGAGAAGTAAAGAGCATCAACGACATACCTAAACATGTTAGGGATGCATTTGTGGCAGTAGAAGATGAAAGATTTTATAATCATATTGGTGTAGATTTAGTTGGTATTGTAAAATCGGTAATGGATAATATCTCTGCCGGGGGTATCGTTAGAGGAGGCTCTACTATCACCCAACAGTTGGCAAGAGATTTATATCTAAATGACGAAAAATCATTGGACAGAAAAATTAAAGAAGCATACATTGCAATGAAAATGAACAAAGCGCTCGATAAAAATGAAGTCTTAGAAATATACCTAAACAGAGTTTTCCTTGGACAAAATGCTTACGGTGTACAAGCAGCAGCCAATACTTACTTTTCAAAAGACCTCTCGGAACTTACCATAGCCGAGGCAGCCGCTTTAGCTTCCATTCCTAAAGCACCGACTGATTACGCACTTTACTATACCGTTCCACCGGAAGACGCCGGCGACCAAAGAGTTTTAAGTGAAATCAACTTAAGCGGAGAGAAGTACTTTGCAGTATACAATCCGTACTTTGAAGATAGACAGAAGTATGTACTATTTAAAATGAAGGAATTAGAAATGATAAGCGATGAAGAATATCAATCTGCACTTAATGAAGATATAGCTTCAGCTCTTAATCCCCCTGAAAGAAGAATGGCTGATCTTTCAAGTTACTTTACCAGCTTGGTTAAATCACAAGTAACTGACAAGCTCATGAAGAAATATAATCTCACCAGAGAAGAAGCACAGGACAAACTGTATCACGGCGGATTACAGATAACCGCTTCTATAGATTTAGAAATGCAGAGAAAATTAGAAGAGGTATATGCTAATTTCACAGCCAATATCCTTAGCTCAGATACTGCAGATGAATCAGGCGTAAACTTCCTGGACTGGAAATTAAATGAAGCCGGTGATATTACAAATGCGAATGATAATGTAATCTATTTTAAAAAGTCTAATATACTCGATGAAAATGATAGTATTATGATACCTTCAGGCGATTACGAATTCGTCGACGGAAATCTATATATTAAACAATCATCACTTAAACATACAGAAGGAAATATAATACTACAACCGTTTTATTCAAAGACAGAAGATGGAGATTTAAAAACGCATTCCAGATCTTCAATTTCAATAGATTCTGAAATGCTAAGCTTATCAAGTGATGATAGAATTGTTATAAGCTCAGCTTATTTGGCTGAACACCCAGATTTCTATAATGAAGCAGATGGTGTGATTACGCTCAATAAATCCTATTATACGATTGATACAACCGGTACATTGCAGCCTCAATCGTCAACTGTCGTAATAGATCATAATACCGGCCTTATTAAAGCGATTATAGGTGGAAGAGGACAATCAGGATCAAGCATCCTAAACAGAGCTTATACATCAGTTAGACAACCAGGATCTACCATGAAGCCGCTTGCAGTCTACGCACCCGCGCTAGACAATGATTATACCTTAGCCAGCATTATAGACGATCTTCCTCATTATAATGACAGACATGAAATCTGGCCTGTGAACTGGTACGGTAATTATAAAGGATTGATGACTTTAAGAGAGAGTATAGAAGTATCTGCCAATGTAAACGCAGTAAAAACGCTCGAAAAAATCGGGATTCCAAAGTCAAAAGAATATCTAACAAAATTCGGTTTGATAAATGGATTAAATCCTGAAGCTGATAACTTTATCTCTAAGGCTGAAGACCCATATACGAACGATGAAAATACAGCGGCAATGGCCCTTGGTGGTATGACCTACGGAGTAACCAATGTCGATCTTACAGCAGCATATGCTACGATTGCCAATAAAGGAACCTACCTAGAACCACTCAGTTTCTCTAAAGTTACCGATAGACGTGGTAATGTGGTACTTGAAAACGAATCTGAATCAAGAGAAGTATTAAGCGAAGGAGTGGCCTATCTATTAACTGATGCTCTACACACCACCACTCAACAAGGTATTGCACAGAATGCACAGGTTGAAGGTTTTGAAATAGCCGGAAAGACAGGTACCTCGGGTACAGCTACGGAAAACCAAGACTCTTGGTTTGTTGGTTACAGCCCCTACTATACCGTTGGAGTTTGGATGGGTTCAGACGATCCTCAGCTCAAACTTAAAGAAGTCAGTATATATTCAACAAAGCTTTGGAGCGTTATAAACAAAGCCATCCTTGAAGGAAAACAAAGTATACCATTCTCTAAACCATCCAATATAGTTGAGGTTGAAGTTTGTACAAAATCAGGTATGCTCCCAACAGATGCTTGCCGTGCAGATCATAGAGATGTAGTTAAGAAAGAAATCTTCGTCAAGGGAACCGAACCTAAAAAAGAATGTAATGTTCACGTTTGGAGAACAGTCGACAAAAATGACGGTTTATTGGTTACCGAAAAAACTCCTGATTCAGAAAAGTCTGTAAGATCTTATATAACCAGACTTATTAAATACAATCCTCAGGATAACGACGGAATAGTACCTGAAGACTGGTCTATGATGCCACCTACTTCCTATTCCCCAATTGTTTATAAGACTCCTGAAGAAATAGAAGCTGAGAAAAAAGCCAAAGAAGAAGAGGAGAAAAAGAAGAAGGAAGAAGAAGATAAAAAGAAAAACGAACAAGAAAATCCTGATGATTCAAACTCGGACGATGATACTAACGATGATGATTAG
- a CDS encoding TIGR01906 family membrane protein: MKYVLSFIMCLSLSLVLLLTSLDYYSGNEKFYKNFQNRNDIAKEAGLSVEALNTVNSDLIQYLKTGENNLLEKHFNTREITHMEDVFKLFELGRTVRIALVVIAALLIAFSIYRYGAESTFKTSSITMLFVWGLGAVLALLILSDFSESFIKFHHIFFDNDLWLLNPETDMMIRMLPQNFFMEMVYKILMGFVTALASVHILFFVIFNVIKKRG, encoded by the coding sequence TTGAAGTATGTACTAAGTTTCATAATGTGTTTGTCCTTGTCATTGGTATTATTGTTGACAAGTTTGGACTACTATTCCGGGAATGAGAAATTTTATAAAAATTTTCAAAACAGAAACGATATTGCTAAGGAAGCAGGACTAAGTGTGGAAGCACTGAATACTGTAAATTCCGATCTGATTCAATATCTAAAAACCGGTGAAAATAATTTATTAGAGAAGCATTTTAATACTCGTGAGATAACACATATGGAAGATGTATTCAAGCTTTTTGAACTTGGAAGGACAGTTAGAATTGCACTGGTAGTAATAGCTGCGTTACTTATTGCCTTTTCTATATACAGATATGGGGCAGAGAGTACTTTTAAGACTTCTTCCATTACGATGTTATTTGTTTGGGGTTTGGGAGCGGTTCTGGCTCTATTGATTCTTTCTGATTTTTCAGAAAGTTTCATAAAATTTCATCATATTTTCTTCGATAATGATTTGTGGTTATTAAATCCGGAAACCGATATGATGATCAGGATGCTTCCTCAAAACTTTTTTATGGAGATGGTATATAAAATTCTTATGGGATTCGTTACCGCTTTGGCGTCTGTGCATATTTTGTTTTTCGTAATATTTAATGTAATAAAAAAGAGAGGTTAA
- the rsmH gene encoding 16S rRNA (cytosine(1402)-N(4))-methyltransferase RsmH — translation MSFNHIPVLLDETIAGLNIKSDGIYLDCTLGGGGHSYEILKRLDKGMLIGLDQDRDAIEYASKRLSEFGDAFKAVHSNFENAVDILKELEVGKVDGVLMDIGVSSYQIDQGSRGFSYRMNAPLDMRMDNRSRFSASYVINEYTKEELEDIFWKYGEEKWGRRIAEFIVEERKERAIETTMDLVAIIDRAVPASVRSKGGHPAKRIFQAIRIEVNKELDVLSSTIPKIVKMIKPGGRIAIITFHSLEDRIVKNIFRELNTGCICPSDFPVCVCNHKRSLKLINRKPIIASNKELRQNPRSKSAKLRIAEKV, via the coding sequence ATGTCTTTCAATCATATACCGGTATTGCTAGATGAAACAATTGCCGGCTTAAATATAAAAAGTGACGGTATATACCTGGACTGCACTCTTGGGGGTGGAGGACACTCCTACGAGATTTTAAAGCGACTGGATAAAGGTATGCTTATCGGTCTGGACCAAGATCGTGATGCAATAGAATATGCTTCAAAAAGACTTAGTGAATTTGGAGATGCATTTAAAGCAGTGCATTCAAATTTTGAAAATGCTGTTGATATTTTAAAGGAGCTGGAAGTAGGGAAGGTAGACGGTGTTTTAATGGACATAGGTGTTTCTTCGTATCAGATTGATCAAGGATCAAGAGGTTTCTCATATAGAATGAATGCGCCATTAGATATGCGAATGGATAATAGAAGTAGGTTTTCAGCGAGCTATGTCATAAATGAATACACCAAAGAAGAGTTAGAAGATATTTTCTGGAAGTATGGCGAAGAAAAATGGGGGAGAAGAATTGCTGAGTTCATAGTCGAAGAAAGAAAGGAACGAGCAATCGAAACTACTATGGACTTAGTCGCTATTATAGATAGAGCTGTCCCTGCTTCAGTTCGCTCCAAAGGTGGGCATCCTGCTAAGAGGATTTTCCAGGCAATTAGAATAGAGGTCAATAAAGAGCTGGATGTACTGTCATCTACCATACCGAAAATAGTAAAAATGATTAAACCGGGTGGTAGAATTGCGATAATTACATTCCACTCACTAGAAGATAGAATAGTAAAGAATATATTTAGAGAACTGAATACAGGTTGTATTTGTCCGAGTGATTTTCCTGTTTGTGTATGTAACCACAAAAGATCACTAAAGCTAATCAACCGAAAGCCAATTATTGCGTCGAATAAAGAGCTTAGGCAAAATCCACGTTCAAAATCAGCTAAGCTTAGAATCGCAGAAAAAGTCTAG
- a CDS encoding cell division protein FtsL — MGLAVRERNEKQSQIRSKQIKVINDVNNFNEMNRNIKKSNLKKFLIFSTLGSIIIVMTMLVLMRYTKITELNSQVKVLNKEVEELKTKRDYLIIQLEPYKATARIETLAKINLGMDYPKSQQHVKIESGYTEVKTANADTSDTIGAFKSFFSALFGVFNEE, encoded by the coding sequence ATGGGACTTGCCGTTAGAGAAAGAAATGAAAAGCAGAGCCAAATAAGAAGCAAGCAGATAAAAGTCATCAATGATGTTAATAATTTCAATGAAATGAACAGGAATATAAAAAAATCAAACTTAAAAAAGTTCTTGATCTTCTCTACATTGGGTAGTATAATCATCGTCATGACTATGTTGGTACTGATGCGGTATACAAAAATAACCGAATTGAACAGTCAAGTAAAAGTATTAAATAAAGAAGTAGAAGAATTAAAAACCAAAAGAGATTACTTAATTATCCAATTAGAACCGTATAAAGCAACAGCTAGAATTGAAACATTAGCAAAGATAAACCTGGGTATGGACTATCCTAAATCTCAGCAACATGTTAAAATTGAATCCGGCTATACTGAAGTAAAAACTGCAAATGCAGATACATCGGATACCATTGGAGCTTTTAAATCATTCTTTTCTGCACTCTTTGGTGTTTTTAATGAGGAGTAA